The Mycobacterium riyadhense sequence TATCAAAGCGCTGCGGCCGCGGCAATGGATCAAAACGTGTTGGTCGTTGGTGCTTCGTTGGCCACCGTCGGCGGCGATCACGACTTCCGTGACGTTTTCTACAAGGCGGGCATCGCGTTGGTGGTGTGCTGCCTGGCCGCTTCCTCGATTTTCTGATCAACGATATCCGCGACGCGGATGCCGACCGGCAGCACCCCGTCAAATGCTCCCGTCCCCTAGCCGCCGGGGTGGTTTCGCCGGCGCTGGCCTGGACCTGGCCATCGCGCTGGCCAGCGCGGCCTTGGCGGTCTCGCTGGCGACGGTCCCCGCGCTTGCCCTGGTCGTCACGACCTATCTGGCAATGCAGTTCGGCTACTGTTTTAGCCTCAAACACCAAGCGGCGCTTGACATTTGCATCGTCGCATCCGCGTACTTGATCCGAGCGATCGCATGTGTGGCCACTGGGATTTCGCTGTCACCGTGGTTTCTCGTAGTGATCGCCTTTATCGCGCTGTTTATGGTGGCAGGCAAGCGCCACGCGGAACTGCAGCTCGCCGAACGTACGGGTGCCCAGATTCGCAGTGGGACGCTGTGCTGGCCTCATGAGGCGGGCGTAGGTGTTTCGGCTGCGTCCGACAGCCCGTCAGCACATCGCGTTGGCGGCGTGCGTGGACTCTCACCGCGAGTTGTACAACGCCGCGTTACAGGAACGCCGGGATGCGTGGGTGCACAGCAAGACCCGCATCAACTACGGGGATCAATCCGCGCAGTTGACCGACATCGGGTCGGCGCGCCCGGATGTGGCGGTGTGGTCGTTTGCCAGTCAACAGGCCACGCTGGGTAGGCTCGATAAGGCGTTCGGCGGATTCTTCCGGCGAGTCAAGACGGCCAAGCCCGCCGTGAAGCCGGGCTATCGGCGGTTTAAGGGCAAGGCCGGGTTTGGTTGTGTGGAGTGGCCTAAAGACGGTGACGGCGTTCGCTGGCTGCCCGGCACGAAGCGGGTGTAGTTGCAGGGGATCGGCCAGGTCAAGGTTGAACTGCACCGCCAGGTGGCGGGCCGGGTCAAGACTATCCAGATCAAACGCCAAGGCCGGCGCTGGATGCTGGTGCTGTCGTGCGACGACGTGCTAACCAATCCAGTGCCGGTCACCGGTCGCCAGGTTGGGATCGATGTCGGCATCGCGAGTTTGGCCACCACCAGTGACGGTGAGCACGTCGACAATCCGTGCTGGGGCCGGGCAGCGGCGGACAAGCTGGCTGCGGCGCAGCAGCGGCTGGGCCGAGCAAAGCGCGGGTCGAAGAGCCGCCACGAGCGTCGGGAGACTGTCGCTGCGTGTCATCGCAAGATCGCGAACCAGCGTAAGGACTTTCACCACAAACAGGCCCGTAAGCTCGTCGCGGGATATGACCTGTTGGTGGTGGAGGATCTCAAGATCGCCAACATGATGCGGCGGGCCAAGCCCGTTGTCGATGAGGATCATTCGGGGTAGTTTTTGCCCAACGGCGCCCGGGCGAAGTCCGGGCTGTCAAGGAGTATTGGGGACGCGGGCTGGGGTGGCTTCGTCTTGATTCTGCGCGCCAAAGCGGAAGATGCTGGGCGTATCTGGATCGAGGTCGACCCCCGGCACGCTCCCCCGCAAGCGGGAGGTGCCCCCACGGATGGCTGCGAGGAATGTGGGTATGCAGCCGCCCAAAACCGGGTCACCCAAGCGGTGTTCGTCTGCCAGCGGTGCTCGCATCGCCGCGCAAGCGGACGAGATGGCCGCGCGCAACATCCTACGGGCCGGGCTGGCCCTTCACGCTCAAGCAGCGTGAGAAGAAGCCGGCGGCTTCCAGCCGCCGGAGAAGTCACGTTGTCCTCGAACTCCTCTGTGATGTCGGTTTGTTGGTGTGACTTCGAGCGTCCGGGGCGCACTTGGAGGATCCTCAATAAATCCTTGGGCGACCCATCAACCCTCCGAAATGATGTGCAGCCGGCGTGCGGCATATTCCGTATCCGAGATCGCGCCGCTCCCGTGCAGGGTCTCGAGATCGCGCAGGCGTTCGGAGATCGAACTGGAACCGGCACCGGTCGTAGGCCCCCACCCCTCGCCGAGCTCGATGAGCCGCAGCGCAGACAGCACGCCGGCCGCGGTAATCGGCAGTCCGAGGTAGAGCATCCACCCCGACGGCATTCCTGATCGGCTCAGCGCGAAGTAGTGCACGAGGAGCAAGAGGCCGACCATCCCCCCGATCGACACCACAACCACCTTGGTTTTCACTGGCTCGCTCCTTCTTGTGGCTCTCTGTCTATTCGCAGCCATGGGGCAAGGTGACTGCGGCAATGCGCTACCGATCCCAAACATGGGAGTGCCAAGAGGGTTCGTTTTCAGGCGGCTAAACGGTCCGGGACCGCCCTTGGAGGATTCACAACAGATTCTTGGAGTGCAGGTAGACGGCCGGTTGGCCCAGATCAAGGGTGCCTGTTGACCCGGTCAGGGGCGTGCGGCGAAAAACGTCTCGTTCGGCATGTCGGCGGTGAGCTCGTCTATATCGAAGGGGCGATCCAGGCGGGAATCTAGCTCGTTGCGATCGGCGAGTAGGCCGATCTCGGCGGTCTGTCGGGCAAAGAGTCGTCCGAACCGCGGGTAGAGCCAACGCATCAGGGCCCGCTCAGGTTTCGTGCAGTTGGCCGCGCAGTAGCCGACGTGCCTAATCTCGTCGGCAAGGATTTCGGTGTAGAGCCGCTCGATCCGTGCGGCAACGTCGGGTTCGTCGGCGAACAGCTCGACGCCCACCCGCCGCAGTTCGTAAAACATGATGCAGCCGGCCATTTCCGCCGCGCCCACAAACGCAAATCCGAGTCGTTCGGGGAGGAACACTTCCATCTTGACGAACTGGCGCATCACGAACGGCGGCACCACCACCTGGAACGGCAGACCGAACATGTCCAGCACGTAAGCCAGCAGACGGGTGTGATAGTGCTCCTCGAGCGCGATGTACACCCGCTCCGGTGGCTGGTCATCGCCGCCGATGCGCCCGTACGTGTCGCCCAGGTCGACACCGAATCGCTCCGCTTGGTTCAACTTTGCGGTGGCCAACAGGAACAGCAGTTTGCGATCGATGTCGGGCTCGGGCCGGCGGTGGCGCAGGTTCCGCATAAACACTCGCCGATCGACCGGGTGAGTCGAGCGCACCGGGTCCGCATCCAGGGCTGCGAAGAACTGTTCACGACTTGTCGGGCGTCGATGCAACAGATCGGCGTCGCCGTCGCGCCGGGCCAGAAAGTTACGGTAGCCCTCGATACCTGTTTCGCTCATCGTTCCCCCATCCCGTGAACGACCGTCTTGACGTACCGGTCCAGCAGCGTGTTCCGCGCCCGGGACGCGGGCGCGCCGGTGGCCAGCAACGCGAATAGCCCGGTCATAAAGATCACGCCGAGCTCGCCCGGGTCGGCTTCTCGAGATACCTGTCCGACGGCCTGCGCGTCGGCGACCGCGGTGATGACAAACTCGGCGAGCGGATGCTTACCCAGCGCATCCTCGATGGGTCGCGTCGGCGAGAAGTGCAAACCCAGCATGTCCCGGAACACCACCGGACCCAACCGGCGCTCGGCGGCTAGCACCTGGCGCACCAGCAGCGTGAGCATCGACGCCAGATCGTCTCGCTTGGTCGCTCGCGCGTTGAGCTTCGCTACGATCTTGGCCTCTTCGAGGCGCTCCAACTCGACCAGCACGTGCTCCTTGGTCGGGAAGTGAAAGTAGAAGGTGCCTCGAGCTACGCCCGCCGCCGCGACGATCGCCCCTACATCCGCACCCGCCAAACCGGATCGGCTCATCTCGGCCACCGCGGCTTCGAACACCCGCGCCCGTGTCTGAAGGCGCTGGGTCTCCCGCACGCCCGGCGAGCCTGCCTCCGTACCAGAGGTCTTCAACGGCACTTTGGCAACATATCGAATTTAACTGACACATGTCAATGACGAGCGTCAGCCAATTGTGTGGGGCAGCCCAGGGGCAGGGATCGCATCGTTTATCTATGATTTGGTAATGCACGCCGGTGCGCCGGACACGGTGCCCGCGATCCTGGGTGGGCCCGCATTCACCGCCAACGAGGCGGCCCGGAATCGCGCGGCCGGTTGGTGGTCCGATTCGACGCTGTCGGACGCGGTACGTCGTAATGCGGGACACTCACCCGAGCGGGCGGCCTTCGTCGAACCTATCGGCGTCTCGCTAAGTTGGTTTGAATTCGACTGTGCGGCAACAGCTCTAGCCGAACAGCTGAGCGGACTTGGGGTGACCCGTGGCGACCGGATCGCGGTATGGCGCGGCGACTCCGCCGCCACGCACGTGCTGTTGGTTGCCATCGAGCGTTGTGGTGCCATAGCCGTCGGCATCGGCGCGCGGGCCGGCACCCGGGAGGCCGGCCAGATACTGACCAGTGCCCATCCCAAGATCGTCGTAGCCGACGCACAGCGCCGCGAAACCGCGGGCGGCGTAGCCGCCGACCTGGCAGTGCAGTTACTGGTCCTGGCTGATGACGGGGGAGTGCCATTTCTAGACGTCGACGCGAAGTCCAGGCCACTATCGGTCGAGTCGCAACTGGGCCCCGACGACGTCTTTCTAATCAACTCCACTTCCGGGACCACTGGGTTGCCCAAGTGTGTGGTACACACCCAAAACCGTTGGCATTACTTTCACCAGAAGGCCGTTGCGAACGGGCTGCTCACGGCGGACGATGTGTTCCTGCCCGTCATACCCATGCCATTCGGCTTCGGAATATGGACCAGGCATACGACTCCGATCTACCTCGGCGCCACAGCGGTGATCCTGGAGCGATTCGGTACCAGGGCGGCGTGTGAGGCGATAGCCCACCATAAGGTAAGCGTGTTGTGTTGCGTCAGTACACAATTGACGGTGCTGATGGCTGACCGTGCTTGCCGGGGTTACGACCTGAGTTCGCTGCGTGTCGTTTTCACCGGCGGCGAGGCCTTGCCATATCGGCCGGCCGCCGGGTTTGAGGATCTCACCGGTGCCAAGATTCTGCAGTTCTACGGATCGAATGAGACCGGGTTGCTCAGTGCGACCAGGTTGGACGACCCTCGCGAACGCCGGCTGAAAACCGCCGGCCGGATCGTGCCGGAAATGCGGGTTCGGCTCTTCGACGGCGACCGAGATGTCACCGACACTGGGCGTGGCCAGCCCGCGTGCCGAGGTCCGGCGACCAGCCTTGGCTATCTCGGCGGCACCGACCACGACAAGCTGTTTACCCGTGACGGGTGGATGCGCATGGGCGACCTCTGCGAAATCGATGCCGACGGCTATCTGAGCGTCACCGGCAGGACATCCGACTTCATCGTGCGCGGCGGCAAGAACATCAGCGCGGCGCAAGTCGAGGAAGCAGTCACAACCCATCCAGCCATCGGGGTTGCGGCCGCGGTCGCGATGCCCGATCCGGTGTTCGGCGAAAAGGTTTGCCTCTATGCCGAACTCGCTGAACCCCGCAGCATCGATTTGCCTGAGCTCATCAACCATCTGCTGACACTGGGCGTTTCCAAAGAGCTGCTGCCCGAACGCCTCATCGTGGTTGACGAGCTACCCCGATCTTCCGGCGGAAAGATCGCCAAAGGCCAACTCCGCGAGGATGTTCGAGTAAGGATTGAGGCCAATCACGAACGTTTCTAACCCACGCCGAGGCGGCCTCGAAGTGCGGGCGCCATCAGTGGTCCCCCCGATCGGAGTCGAGCCGCGCGGGTGGTCCGCGGTCGCTGCGACGTCACGCCGGCAATACACATCCACACCGAGCTTCGTCACGGACACGGTGTAGTTGGCGGCCGATGTCGGAGTATGGCTTTGAGCCGGTGCGCTTCGATGAAATGCGCAGGGGCGCCTGGGATATCGACGAACGCGTCAAAGACATGGACCTCGACGGCGTCTACGCTTCGCTCAACTTTCCCTCGTTCCTACCGGGCGCACTAAGCTGCCGGCCGCGTTGCAACACAGCTTTGCGGCGCCACCGGGACAAGCGAATTTTCCGATAGCCGTTCAGGCCTGAAACCCGCTGTCTGTAGATCCCGCAAAAACGCCAAAGATGACACCGAATGGATACCGCTGGCGCACCTGGATCACGGACAGCGCCGAACCAATCCGTATCATTACCCGGGAAAGACTCCTATACGACGGAAACGACGAACCCGTTTGAAAATGGGCAGGCGAAACCATTCGCTTTAAGTGACCCATTCCGGTTGCTGGGCAGTATCGATGGCGGAGAAGTCCTTGTGGCCGAGGCCGGCAACGCACCCGCCGTCAACCACGAATTCTGAGCCGGTGGAGTAGCTGGACTCGTCGCTAGCGAGGTAGACCACCAAGTTGGAAACCTCCTGAGGTTCGGCCGCACGGCCCAGGGCGGTCTGAAAGAGGTCTTCGGGTACCCATTCGGTCATCGGTGTCTTGATGAGCCCGGGGTGGATCGAGTTCACCCGGATTCCATTGGCCCCCAGTTCCAGTGCCGCCGACTTGGTCAGACCCCGCACGCCGAACTTCGTCGCGGTGTAGCCGTGGCAGCCCATGGTGCCGGCCAGTCCTTCGATGGACGAGATATTGATAATGGACCCGCGGCCAGCGGCTTTCATGGGTTTGACGACCGCCCGGATGCCCAGGAACACACCGGTGAGGTTGACATCCAGGATTCGCTGCCATTCGGATAACGCATAGTCCTCGAACGTTCCGACGTTGATAATGCCGGCGTTGTTCACCAGCACATCGAGCTCACCGAACTCGGTCAGGGCGGTCTCGACCGCGGCAGCCCAGTGATCAGGGTTGGTGACATCGAGGTGGCGGTAGCGAGCGGTATCACCGACCTCGGCCGCCACCGCCTTTCCCGCGTCGTCAAGTATGTCGCCGAACACCACCTTGGCGCCTTCGGCGACTAGCGCTCGCACGTGCGACGCACCCATGCCGCGGGCTCCGCCGCTGACGAGGGCGACCTTGCCGGTCAATCGGTTTGGCATCGAATCTCCTGACGGTTGTGAGGTCTCAGTAGATAGTGCTCGGGGACCGGGCGATTGGTCCAGTTCCACTGGTCGAGGATG is a genomic window containing:
- a CDS encoding helix-turn-helix domain-containing protein; the protein is MFRLRPTARQHIALAACVDSHRELYNAALQERRDAWVHSKTRINYGDQSAQLTDIGSARPDVAVWSFASQQATLGRLDKAFGGFFRRVKTAKPAVKPGYRRFKGKAGFGCVEWPKDGDGVRWLPGTKRV
- a CDS encoding SDR family oxidoreductase, whose translation is MPNRLTGKVALVSGGARGMGASHVRALVAEGAKVVFGDILDDAGKAVAAEVGDTARYRHLDVTNPDHWAAAVETALTEFGELDVLVNNAGIINVGTFEDYALSEWQRILDVNLTGVFLGIRAVVKPMKAAGRGSIINISSIEGLAGTMGCHGYTATKFGVRGLTKSAALELGANGIRVNSIHPGLIKTPMTEWVPEDLFQTALGRAAEPQEVSNLVVYLASDESSYSTGSEFVVDGGCVAGLGHKDFSAIDTAQQPEWVT
- a CDS encoding TetR/AcrR family transcriptional regulator, with product MPLKTSGTEAGSPGVRETQRLQTRARVFEAAVAEMSRSGLAGADVGAIVAAAGVARGTFYFHFPTKEHVLVELERLEEAKIVAKLNARATKRDDLASMLTLLVRQVLAAERRLGPVVFRDMLGLHFSPTRPIEDALGKHPLAEFVITAVADAQAVGQVSREADPGELGVIFMTGLFALLATGAPASRARNTLLDRYVKTVVHGMGER
- a CDS encoding RNA-guided endonuclease InsQ/TnpB family protein, which produces MQGIGQVKVELHRQVAGRVKTIQIKRQGRRWMLVLSCDDVLTNPVPVTGRQVGIDVGIASLATTSDGEHVDNPCWGRAAADKLAAAQQRLGRAKRGSKSRHERRETVAACHRKIANQRKDFHHKQARKLVAGYDLLVVEDLKIANMMRRAKPVVDEDHSG
- a CDS encoding class I adenylate-forming enzyme family protein, which encodes MHAGAPDTVPAILGGPAFTANEAARNRAAGWWSDSTLSDAVRRNAGHSPERAAFVEPIGVSLSWFEFDCAATALAEQLSGLGVTRGDRIAVWRGDSAATHVLLVAIERCGAIAVGIGARAGTREAGQILTSAHPKIVVADAQRRETAGGVAADLAVQLLVLADDGGVPFLDVDAKSRPLSVESQLGPDDVFLINSTSGTTGLPKCVVHTQNRWHYFHQKAVANGLLTADDVFLPVIPMPFGFGIWTRHTTPIYLGATAVILERFGTRAACEAIAHHKVSVLCCVSTQLTVLMADRACRGYDLSSLRVVFTGGEALPYRPAAGFEDLTGAKILQFYGSNETGLLSATRLDDPRERRLKTAGRIVPEMRVRLFDGDRDVTDTGRGQPACRGPATSLGYLGGTDHDKLFTRDGWMRMGDLCEIDADGYLSVTGRTSDFIVRGGKNISAAQVEEAVTTHPAIGVAAAVAMPDPVFGEKVCLYAELAEPRSIDLPELINHLLTLGVSKELLPERLIVVDELPRSSGGKIAKGQLREDVRVRIEANHERF